Genomic segment of Hydra vulgaris chromosome 11, alternate assembly HydraT2T_AEP:
ctaataaaagaaattttttcttttttctgagAAATATTacgctttttgaaaaaatacaagtttatgttggtgcatttttttaaatgcctcTTTACATTATAGAAGATAGTAAATGGAAAAGAGTAACatcctcaaaaaaaatttgtgaatcaattttaaaaaatgaagcagtgggacaaaaaatgttttcagtttttcttcCATCAACGAGTTCTCACACTGGTCACTTTACTGGAGATAAacaattttgtataacattatCTGATTTTAACAATAACCAATTTTAATCACAAGTTGTATAAATTGTTgatgttttaatttctttattttttttactttatagcttaaacatttttcttttaaaagttcttttttaaaaattataggcTCTTATCAAGTGGCTTTTCcctttatttaattgatttttttaattgaaaccaATCAACCTTTAAACCACCttcacatttttacattttttatttaaattttctgataattcttttttttaaggctGCTGGTATAGCCCAGCCAATTGATGCaagattaaaagaagaaatatttaCATCATCTGAATTTATAACTAGTGTTGATGAAATGCGTAGGAGATTAGAAATCATTGTGACAagagaaatgtttaaaaatgttatttgtccatctaaatcaaataaaagattCTTCCCATTGAAAAAACTATTTGGTGTTACATGTTAGAAGCAGTAAGAAAGAAAAGGTATTTAAACATGAATGTCTTATAAAAAAGGTAGAACAATGGAAAGTTGAAACTCCTCACAGAAAATTTTATCTTCGACCTTAAGGGATAAGTAAAAATtgtatgtatttaatattttacaatgagCACTCTTTACTTAACTTCaattttcatcaagatatacaaaaatgaatgtgtatatattttttttcttgtgttCCTAGtgcatgtttaaataataaaatactatattttaaacactatttaaataataagcttttttaaaatatttttgtggtGCACATTACAgtgaatacttttaaaaaaaattcaaatacactatgtaaataattgttcttttattttgataacgttttatattttccgaaaaagtatgtatttaaaacagaGCTCCCAGATACtcactgtttaaaaaaaaaaagacaatccTGCACTTTTTAAGATAACGTGTCATTTTGCTTTTGCATTTCTTGTTCTAATCTGATTGCATAGGACAGTAAAAGATatcataactaatttttaatcattttaatcactgctttttaaatatatataatttcttagaagtaatccattaaaaaaaatttaaggtaaaACAGAAATGTAAGATTTAAGAAGATAAAGAGACCTCCCACAACTGACATTCAGATATCCAACATAAATTAAACAtgatgtttaattattatttttttaaatttatatttaatttggaaataaatcatttaatttattttagctcattactaaataatatttacttttaataaaccttctctgaaactatttttacaatACCTTTTTTCACTACAATACCTATATTATCACTTACAGGAACAGATTTTACAAAGAAAGAATACTTACGGGGACATTAGGATTATCAAGAGCACCTGTGTACCCTGTACACCTTTGTGTaccagttattttttttgtccccgtaagcatcatttttttttaaatgtcccctatatattatatatatatcccttTTATAGAGAGCATAAAGTACATACAATGACTATCATtaaatatgtatacacatataaattatatatatatgtatatataatatatatgtgtatatatatatatatatatatattatatatatacgaGCTCTGGACAAACTTTTACGTcacggttaggaaggaggcgtaaacttcctggttaaatgcacttccgcggtgctctgtgacaagaccgttaggacttcttggggcacctaaaaaatataaataaaataaaaaatatatatatatataatacatatctatatacaagcacatacatataaataaacatatatatatatatatttacatatatatatatatcaggccttgttacgaGATTTCGCTGCGTAGCGAAAACGCGTAACGCATTTTTAAGTAACTCAACtctgcaaatatatttataagttatattgCGTCACTAGCGTCTTTACAAGTACCGCattgtaattaaagttattttattaacgcgttaaaaatcatacaaaaagttttttttttctcactataacaaaagttataaataaaatcaaagttcttattaaaaaaatcatttttattatttttttcaaatataaactaaattttattttgaaaaaaatatttttttcatgaaacgtaaaatatttgttttttttcttatgattttacatttggtttttggttattttatcaattgttaataaattttttcttatttaatttgtgaactctttttaataatgtttttaaacaatagagttttttttttgttatttatcagTTACCGATAACATATTCGTGAtcacaatttattttcataaattaaatgaacGTCATTAAAACTTTACGTTATTGaattaacaataaacaaaatatgttattaataaaatttttacatcaaaataaatcgtgtattttttaaactattatgactaaaaataattttcatatttaaaaggaatttatatatttaattcctTAAGATAAAACTTAaacactttgtttttttaactaatttttaattaaaaaaaaaaaaaaaaaaatgaaacaaactgtttctttaacaaaaaaatctattagtttacaattgcggttaaatgcttttacttacgaCTTTATTTCTTCTGAATAAACGTCACGTTAACGATAatcaaaagataatttaaatattctaaaagtttTTGCGTAGCGCAAAACTGCTGAGCGCCTTTTCGCAAGCAAAATGCGAGCTGCGtaacgcttcttaacaaggcctgatatatatatatatatatatatatatatatatatatatatatatatatatatatatatatatatatatatatatatatatatatatatatatatatatatatatatatatttataaatgaagttGAATGCTCAGCCGTCGGAAGCACCGAAGATGAGGATGAGATTGTTGTAGAAGCATCAagcaacagttttttattttttatcaaactgaaGAATTGCAGaggttattaaaaatatatggcaATGAAATTACCCTTTTGGATGCCACttacaaaacaacaaaatttctttaCCACTCTTTTTTCTTGTTGTAAAAACAAATGTGGACTATCAGATAGTAGGTACCTTTATTTGTGAAGGAGAGTcagcaaaaaatattcaaagtgCCCTTGCCAAAATAAAGGAATGGAATCCTAATTGGAGTCCTTTATATTTTATGGTTGATTGTTGTGCTGAAGAGATTAATGCTATTGAATCTTTATATCAAGGTATTTCAAGATTTTAATTAGCTGcttatttagttttgttaagtCCTCTTGCtgaatcattttatatttaagtggTTTTATGTTTAAGTAAATCAAGTTTcaacttatatattaaattttttagagtgCCAAGTTCTCATATGTGACTTTCATCGGGAACGAGCGTGGAAACGTTggtttaataaagtaaataatggtGCCAGTGACATTAAAGTAGAAATGCTAGCTAAGTTAAGAAAAGTTGCCAGAGCTCAATCAAATGTTGATTTAGCAAAAGCccttgaaaacttaaaaaaatgtgaacATTATTTAAATCCAAGCCataaaaatatgattaattGGCTTGAAATGCAATGGTTACCACATATtgaggttttattttattttaattttttttttaattctacaCTAAATCCATACATAATTCTGTACCATTTTGTTAATAGAGGTGAGCATACTTGTATCGTAAAGACAGATTAATGGTCAGTATTAATACTAATAATGGAGTTGAACGGCAAAATGAAACCTTCAAACATTCATACCTGAAAAAGCAAAGTAACTCTAGTTTATCAACCATGCTTACTATTCTTATTGAAGACTACTTTCCAGATTTATATAATAGgtacttagttttttattttttttcttaatagaagagaatatttagtaatagtataggctattaaaaaaaaaaaaaccttacgatagttttatcaaaattatgcAAAGGTTCTTTATCAAAACATGCTAAAgtgttctttatttactttagtGTTCATTATTTCcttataaagttgaaaaaattggaaataatacaacataacttaaatataacttaatatacATTTTGATAAAGAGATTACTCTAGTGagcacaaaataattaaaagggaAATTTTAAAGGGAATATCTgacataaaaaaagattttttttattttttttaaattttaagttttgattcAGGCAAACtaccattaacaaattttaaaaagtgaacaaatgtcaaatatttttcactTATTGTGCAAAGTAACAAACACAAGTGCTACACTATTTTTTGacacaacattttaaaacataccTTTTTCCTTTAGGTATTGTGACATTAATACAAGACATAGTGGAAATTTCCGCCAGTATAGTTCATACCTACCCACATTTTTGCATCATAGACCAAGACACTTTGTTAAACATTGCTTGCAAAAGATGTCTCTAGCGTCACATATTGATCTGTCTGGAGTTTTTGTTAAAGAGACTGGAAAGTTTACGTGTTCATCTTTTGCAAACTCTGCTGAGTTCCATCATATTAGCTTTGGCGATTCAGTCACTATGCCAAGTTGCACTTGCCAAGATTGGAAAAGAACTGTGTATCTTTGCAAACATTTCTttgctgtttttaataaatttccttTATGGTCTTGGTACAATTTATCTCAATTATACATTTACTCGCCGTTTTTGAACTTGGataaagaaatttcttttgGAAGAAAACCTTTATTGCCTCGAAATGAACTGTTTATTACAAACAACAAAGCAGAAGATAGAGAAGTAGATTGTAGCATAAAAACATTGGAATCACTTCCCAAACAAAAAACGTGGTTAAACACTAAGGCATCCTTGTTTCGAGAACTAGCTAAGCAGTTAATTAATGAATCATACCTTATTGAAAATGAAGAGAAATTAGATAATGGAATTgatattctaaaaaaagttaaataatcatTTGAAGAATGCATTCCAAATGAACAAGGTATTCATTTGCAGCCTGTTCAAAAAAATAAGTGTCAGTTACAAGCATTAAGCATTCCCTTAAGAAAGAAGGAGTTGGTGCAGAGTTGGAGT
This window contains:
- the LOC136087620 gene encoding uncharacterized protein LOC136087620 isoform X1, coding for MCCNDRKVSDHSYFKNYEMIQDTKKFNSSSQIKIKEVLKFPDFKAAGIAQPIDARLKEEIFTSSEFITSVDEMRRRLEIIVTREMFKNVICPSKSNKRFFPLKKLFGVTC